In the genome of Hippoglossus hippoglossus isolate fHipHip1 chromosome 4, fHipHip1.pri, whole genome shotgun sequence, one region contains:
- the LOC117760714 gene encoding pyroglutamyl-peptidase 1-like: MDNSKRTVVVTGFGPFGEHTVNASWVAVQELKKLGLGSEVDLHVYEVPVEYQTVQSLVPSLWKQYHPLLVVHVGVSGMATTVTLEKCGRNSGYKGLDNSSFCPDSQCCIVGGPDCIDSVIDMESVSKRVTASGLGVAVSVSKDAGRYLCDFTYYTSLYLSHGRSAFIHVPPLGKPYSGEDLGRALKAIVQEILELLDQAEEKLHCQQHFH; the protein is encoded by the exons ATGGACAACAGTAAACGGACGGTGGTGGTCACAG GTTTCGGGCCTTTTGGAGAGCACACGGTCAACGCCAGCTGGGTCGCAGTGCAG GAACTGAAGAAGCTGGGACTGGGCAGCGAAGTGGACCTGCATGTGTACGAGGTTCCTGTAGAGTACCAGACAGTCCAGAGTTTGGTTCCTTCATTATGGAAGCAGTATCATCCGCTG TTGGTTGTTCATGTTGGAGTCTCAGGAATGGCCACCACTGTCACCCTGGAGAAGTGCGGCCGAAATAGTGGCTATAAGGGTCTGGACAACAGCAGCTTCTGTCCTGACTCAcagtgttgcattgtgggaggcCCAGACTGCATCGACTCAGTTATTGACATGGAATCAGTCAGTAAGAGAGTGACCGCCTCGGGGCTCGGAGTAGCTGTGTCTGTCTCCAAAGACGCTGGGAG ATATCTCTGTGACTTCACCTACTACACGTCTTTGTACCTGAGTCACGGCCGCTCTGCTTTCATCCACGTGCCTCCTCTTGGAAAGCCTTACAGTGGTGAAGACCTGGGTCGTGCACTGAAGGCCATCGTCCAGGAGATTCTGGAGCTTCTTGACCAGGCTGAGGAGAAGCTCCACTGCCAGCAGCACTTCCACTAA